A segment of the Patescibacteria group bacterium genome:
CGATATCTTAAAGCATAATTGTATAAATCTACAAATCCTTTGATACCCGTATACTTACAATGAATATGATTAAAAAACTCCATGAAATCCTAAATCTACTTAGGCCTCATAGAGTGCAATATGTTAATGACCTTATGCATAGATAGAATAAAAATAAAGTGGGTTCGCAGCTGCGAACCCGCTCGGAATTAGTTCTATTCTTCTAACCGCATTCTTAATAAAAACAAAACATCTTTTTTAAGATTAGTTTTTGCCCAAATTTTTTGTTTTTTATCCAGTAATTCCCCCATACCAGCAAGAATATTTTTGTTATCAAGTTTTTCTAATGCCTTAATACTGTTGCTTAAAAATTCTTTATAAGATATTTTTGTGCGATTTTCCACAATTTGTTTATTTATTGGCCAATCATTTTGTAAAAAATACCAAACATCAAAAACATCACGGCTTGTTTTTTCAATTCGTTCATACATCGCCACCATTTTATGTGCGAACATATCTTCTTTAGTCATCACCAACATTGAGATACCGTAATAATTTGTCACTTCATATTTTGAATCAAAATTTCGGCGATTTACCTCAATCTTAATATTTTGTTCACCCTGCGTCTTTTCAGTATAAGAAAGTAAATAAAAAAGATTAAATCTTTTTTTCCGGGCCTCTTTTATTGTGCCGTAATTTTCTAATATTTTTTTAATTTGTTTAAAAACATAATCTTCTTTTGTTTCGTCCAACAAATCAAAATCTAAATCAACCGAGAAACGATCTAAACCATAAAACAACAAGGCGGCTGTCCCACCCTTAAAACCTAAAACGGGCCCAAGAGTATTGTCCGTATAAATATCTTTCAAAATTTTAATCATTATATTTTTATGTTTTGTAATGTCCGTCATAATGCTCTTTAACTTTTTTCTCCAATCGTTTATTACCTCCGTATATCAAAAGAATTTTATAAACTTTATCCCAATTTAAAGATAAAAGATTGTCAAAATAGTAATCTTTATGTAAATAAAGAATATCTAAAAACGCTCTTTCGGGCGAAGCAATATAATAATTTTCATTTATTTCTATTCCAGTTTTATTGGTAAGTATTGAGTCCTTTATTTTTTTAAAAATATAGGTTTGACCATCAACGACAATTTCTCTTGAAAGATAAGAAGTAATAAATATCTGTCCATAAAATTGGAATATAAATCCCGCCTTAGCCAGCACGGTCTCAAAACTTATATACGAAGGAGTAAATATTTTTGTTGCCAATTCAAATTTATTATAATTTTTATCTTTAACATAAAGGCCCCTTCTAATAGAATAGATTTTTCCCGCTTTAATATAGCGATGTATTTTTTTCTTTAAGGCAATAGGGTTAGATTCTTTCCAAATTAAAGCAATGTCTTTAGATGTGAAGACCGTATTTTTTGATTTCATTATTTCTAAAATGTTGTCTTTTTTCATGAATTTTGTAATCTATAACCCAGAAGTACCCAAATATGTCTACTTCCAGTTTAAATTATAATAATCCGTGTGTCAAGGGTTTACATAATTTTAAATAAAAAAAAGCGGGTTCGCTGTTGCGAACCCGCATTGAAAGAACAAATATCAAATCACCAATTGCCGAGGCCGGCTCGTGCCGGGGATTTATAGAGAAGACCGTGAAATCCTCCACAGAGGTCGTTGTAAACCTCCTGGATAATGGCAAATTCTCCCCAGATGACCGGTCCGATTTCTTTGCCATCAATGGTGTACCAGATTCCGTTGACATTGGTCGCATCAGCAGGAACTGCCACAATTTTACAGAAATAATTCCAGTAGCACTCCTTGCCCTCAAGGTCGTATGTGCCAAATTGGTGGTTGGTTTCCCAGGCGCCGGAACCGATATAGGACGGAAATCCGTAATGCCGGTCTAAAAGGCCGTCGTTATCGCAATCCTTGTTGGAAAGCCAGGCATCGTTCCATTTCATCGTCAAAATGTCGTCGCGGTAAGGCCAACACCACACAGAAGTAACACCGGGATTCTCGGCAAGATACGCATCGGCATCGCCCTCGTAAGGCGGAAAACCGTATCCTCCGAGATAGACGTTGACATAATAGCCGTTGAACAAATGGGATTGATAGTTGTAGCCAAAGATATCAAAGCCCGTTTGCAGTGGCTGGCCGGCCAGATAGTGTGTGGTCT
Coding sequences within it:
- a CDS encoding nucleotidyl transferase AbiEii/AbiGii toxin family protein, with amino-acid sequence MTDITKHKNIMIKILKDIYTDNTLGPVLGFKGGTAALLFYGLDRFSVDLDFDLLDETKEDYVFKQIKKILENYGTIKEARKKRFNLFYLLSYTEKTQGEQNIKIEVNRRNFDSKYEVTNYYGISMLVMTKEDMFAHKMVAMYERIEKTSRDVFDVWYFLQNDWPINKQIVENRTKISYKEFLSNSIKALEKLDNKNILAGMGELLDKKQKIWAKTNLKKDVLFLLRMRLEE